From the genome of Spinacia oleracea cultivar Varoflay chromosome 2, BTI_SOV_V1, whole genome shotgun sequence, one region includes:
- the LOC110788996 gene encoding protein transport protein Sec61 subunit beta: MATGTAPPRGSAAAAASLRRRRTTSGGAASGGASGTMLQFYTDDAPGLKISPNVVLMMSIGFIAFVAMLHVVGKLWLVRKD; this comes from the coding sequence ATGGCAACTGGAACAGCTCCCCCAAGAGGAAGTGCAGCAGCTGCTGCTAGCCTTCGGCGAAGGAGGACAACTAGTGGTGGGGCCGCTTCAGGAGGGGCATCTGGAACTATGCTTCAATTTTACACAGATGATGCTCCCGGTTTGAAAATATCCCCAAACGTTGTACTTATGATGAGCATTGGTTTCATCGCATTTGTTGCTATGCTTCATGTGGTGGGTAAGCTCTGGTTGGTCAGGAAAGACTGA
- the LOC110788975 gene encoding uncharacterized protein, whose product MKVKTEESVSASKKKINHQSQVDEKESSGNKMFNKSSKLSNKAWSMSSLMEDLPLSASSSFNGDSPTLPCDSCRPSTVFYSPTRFQGLKNSNSFSNLKKQFESEIKNGYLGGFGSNEVDNSTATFDYESSVCLHDDNKPALYAAVSEECYGYHQHKKGSGNANCEVFEGAIPVIDKEQGERRLSHRPKSYQDFLDETRSHKQKAEIDAMRKASYTYLLRKLTKKEEAIDEWESSRKKKAELHLDKLERKLEQKRAEAVQKVHKKLAEAKQEAQERKAKARRSALKEMAKHCSQLT is encoded by the exons ATGAAGGTCAAAACAGAGGAATCAGTTTCAGCAAGCAAGAAGAAGATTAATCATCAATCCCAAGTTGATGAAAAAGAAAGTTCTGGTAACAAGATGTTCAACAAATCTTCAAAGCTAAGCAACAAAGCTTGGAGTATGTCTTCTTTAATGGAGGATCTCCCTCTCTCTGCTTCTTCCTCTTTCAATGGCGATTCACCAACTCTTCCTTGCGATTCTTGTCGTCCTTCTACTGttttctactccccaacaagaTTTCAG GGATTGAAAAACTCAAACAGTTTCTCAAATCTGAAGAAGCAATTTGAATCAGAAATAAAGAATGGATATCTTGGAGGATTTGGGAGCAATGAAGTGGATAACTCAACTGCAACATTTGATTATGAGTCTTCAGTTTGTCTTCATGATGATAATAAGCCAGCATTATATGCTGCTGTTTCTGAAGAGTGTTATGGTTATCATCAGCATAAGAAAGGATCTGGAAATGCAAATTGTGAAGTATTTGAAGGGGCAATACCGGTAATCGACAAGGAACAAGGCGAACGCCGGCTGAGCCATCGCCCTAAGTCCTACCAGGACTTCTTGGATGAAACTCGGAGTCACAAGCAAAAGGCTGAGATCGATGCAATGAGGAAGGCTTCATATACTTATCTCCTAAGAAA GCTAACAAAGAAAGAAGAAGCCATTGATGAGTGGGAATCAAGCCGTAAGAAGAAAGCAGAGCTTCATCTGGACAAGCTTGAG AGGAAGCTGGAGCAGAAACGGGCAGAGGCAGTGCAGAAGGTGCACAAGAAACTTGCAGAGGCAAAGCAAGAAGCTCAGGAGAGGAAAGCTAAGGCAAGACGCTCAGCTTTGAAGGAAATGGCCAAACATTGTTCACAGCTCACTTGA